GGTTTATGAGAGTGTGGTGGCCGGGGCCGACGCGATCCTCCTCATCGTGGCCGCGCTGGACGATCCGACGCTGGAGCGGCTCTACCAGCTGGCCCGCACGGTGCAGCTCGACGTGTTGGTGGAAGTCCACACCCTGCGGGAGATGGACCGCGCCTTGGAACTGGGAGCCGACATCGTAGGCATCAACAACCGGAACCTCGACACCTTCGAGGTCGACCTTTACACGACCGAGGCGCTGGCCGAGGAAATCCCCAGCGATTGCCTGGCGGTGAGCGAGAGCGGGATCCGCACCGCCGAGGACGTCCGCCGCCTGCGCCGCAGCGGAATCAACGCGATCCTGGTGGGAGAAACTCTGATGCGGGCGAAGAGCGTGCCGGACAAAGTCCGGGAGCTGCTCCTC
This DNA window, taken from Verrucomicrobium sp., encodes the following:
- the trpC gene encoding indole-3-glycerol phosphate synthase TrpC codes for the protein MKGKLLEILASKEAEWQRLVPVAKELRAQALRRDDFRPFRAGLFREPELGLIAEVKKASPSAGVIAENFDPVTQAREYERAGAHALSVLTDEKYFGGNLSLLQDIRDQVDLPILRKDFIVHELQVYESVVAGADAILLIVAALDDPTLERLYQLARTVQLDVLVEVHTLREMDRALELGADIVGINNRNLDTFEVDLYTTEALAEEIPSDCLAVSESGIRTAEDVRRLRRSGINAILVGETLMRAKSVPDKVRELLLKEED